Genomic DNA from Amycolatopsis alba DSM 44262:
GGGCCGGGGTGGGCGTGGCCGGAGCCGTCGCGCCGCACGTCGACCTCCGGCAGTTCCACCGGGTCGCCGTTGCGGGCGGCGCCTGCCGGGCGCGGGCCGATCCAGCCGACGACCAGCCGTGTCTCGCCCTTGAGGAAGCGCTGGGCGCGGACACCGCCGGTCGCGCGGCCCTTGGCCGGGTACTCGCTGAACGGCGTCACCTTCACGCTCGCGCCGGTCGCGGTGACGACCATCGGCTCGCCGTGCTCGGCGTCATCGGTCCGGATCGCGCCGAAGAAGACCACTTCCGCCTCGCCGCGCACGACCATCCCGGCCATGCCACCGCCCTTGAGACCCTGCGGCCGCACCAGCGAAGCGGCATAGCGCAGCAGTGACGCTTCGGACGACAAGAAGGCCAGCGTCTCGTCGCCGTCGGTGAGCCAGGTGGCGCCGACGACCTCGTCGCCGTCCTTCAGGCTGATCACGTCGAACTCGTCCGAGCGGACCGGCCATTCCGGCGCGCACACCTTCACGACGCCGTGTTTCGTGCCGAGCGCCAGGCCAGGGGAGCCGGCGGCCTGCTCTCCGAGCGGGGCAAGGCCGATGACGCGCTCGCCCTTCTCCAGCGGTACCAGTTCCTTCGCGGCCATCCCGCCGCGCAGCGACACGGTGCCCGCTTGTTCGGGCAGCACCGGCAGCGGCAGCACGTCGGTCTTGAACGCGCGGCCGCGGTTGGTCACCAGCAGGACCTGACCGCGCGCGGTCGAATGCACGACGGCGGACACCGAGTCGTGTTTGACGCGGCCGTTGCGGCGCCGCACTTCCGACGCCTCCTCTGATTCCGCGGCCGTCCGCGCGACCAGCCCGGTGGCCGAAAGGATCACCTGGCACGGGTCGTCGGTGACCTCCAGCGGACCCGACGGCTTCGACGCGGCGAGGACCTCCTTGAGGTCGCCGTCGATCAGCGCGGTGCGGCGTTCGGCGGGGGAGTCCTTGGCGACCTTGGCCAGCTCGGCCGAGACGACCTTCTTCAGCACCGACTCGTCGTCGAGGATCTTCGACAGCTCGGCGATCTCCGCGCGCAGCTTGTCCTGCTCGGCTTCGAGCTCGATCCGGTCGTACTTCGTGAGCCGCCGCAGCGGCGTGTCGAGGATGTACGTCGCCTGGATCTCCGAGAGTTTGAACCGCGTCATCAGGCCGTCCTTGGCGGCCGCGGCGTTCTCGCTCTCGCGGATCAGCTTGATCACCTTGTCGATGTTGAGCAAGGCGGCCAGCAGGCCTTCGACCAGGTGCAGGCGCTCTTCGCGCTTGCGGCGGCGGTACCGCGTGCGGCGGGTGACGACCTCGTAGCGGTGGCTGAGGAAAACTTCCAGCAGCGCCTTGAGCCCCAGCGTCTGCGGCTGCCCGTCCACCAGCACCAGGTTGTTGATGCCGAAGGACTGCTCCAGCGGCGTCAGGCGGTACAGATCCGCCAGCAGCGCCTGCGGGTTCACGCCGACCTTGCATTCGATGACCAGCCGCGTGCCGTTCTCGCGGTCGGTGAGGTCCTTGACGTCGGCGATGCCGGTGAGCCGCTTGGACTTGTTGACCTCGTCGGTGATCTTCTCGATCACCTTCTCCGGCCCGACGCCGTACGGCAGTTCGGTGACGGTGATCGCCTGACGGCCGCGGCTGCCTTCGAGCGGCCCGGTCTCGGCGCTGGCGCGCATGCGCACCACGCCGCGGCCGGTCTCGTAGGCGCGGCGGACCTCGTCCAGGCCCAGCAGCGAACCACCGGTCGGCAGGTCGGGGCCGGGGACGAACTCCATCAGCTTGTCGAGGGTGGCGTTCGGGTGGTTGATCAGCCACCGCGCCGCCCCGATGACCTCGGTGAGGTTGTGCGGGATCATATTGGTCGCCATCCCGACCGCGATCCCGGAAGTGCCGTTGACCAGCAGGTTCGGGAAAGCCGCAGGTAGCACGGACGGCTCTTCGAGCGAACCGTCGTAGTTCGGTCGGAAGTCGACGGTGTCCTCGCCGAGTTCGCCGACCAGCAGCATCGCTTCCGGGGACAGCCGCGCCTCGGTGTACCGCGAGGCGGCCGGGCCGTCGTCGGGGGAGCCGAAGTTGCCGTGCCCGTCGACCAGCGGGACGTTGAGCGAGAAGTCCTGCGCGAGCCGGACCATGGCGTCGTAGATCGCCGTGTCACCGTGCGGGTGGTACTTGCCCATCACGTCGCCGACCACGCGGGACGACTTCACGTACGCGTGTGTCGGCCGGTAGCCGTTCTCGTTCATCGAGTACATGATCCGGCGGTGTACCGGCTTCAACCCGTCCCGCGCGTCCGGGAGCGCCCGCGAGTGGATGACGGAGTAGGCGTACTCCAGGTACGAATCCTCGATCTCCGTCTTCAGCGAGTTGTCGAAGACGTTCGCGCCGGGCCGGTCGAACGCTGACGGGTCGACCTTGGTGGTGGTGCCCTTACGGCGTGCCATTGCTCAAAGCTCCTTGAATAGCAACGAAATCAGGCGTCGATGGCTTCGCGGTCGACCCGGTCGGAAGAGGCGACCAGCCAGTTGCGGCGCGGTTCGACCTTCTCGCCCATCAACAGTTCGAGCGCGTTCTCCGCGGCTTCGGCGTCGTCGAGGGTGATCCGGCGGACCGAGCGGGTGGCGGGGTTCATGGTGGTGTCCCACAGTTCGTCGGCGTCCATCTCGCCGAGGCCCTTGAACCGCGGCACCGGCGTGACGATCTGCTTGCCCGCGCGTTCCAGCGCGGCGAACTTGGTCTCCATCTCCTTCTGGGTGAAGGTGAAGTGGGTCTCCGGGTTGCGGCCCTTGGTGACCAGTTTGTGCAGCGGCGGCATCGCGGCGTAGAGCCTGCCGTCCTCGATCACCGGCCGCATGTACTTGGCGAACAGCGTGATCAGCAGCGTCCGGATGTGCGAACCGTCGACATCGGCGTCGGCCATCAGGATCACCCGGCCGTAGCGCATGGTCGTGAGGTCGAACGTGCGTCCGCTGCCCGCGCCGAGCACCTGCACGATCGAGGCGATCTCGGCGTTCTTCAAGGTGTCGCCGAGCGACGCCTTCTGGACGTTGAGTATCTTGCCGCGCAGGGGGAGCAGTGCCTGGTACTCCGACACGCGCGCCATCCGCGCCGAACCGAGCGCGCTGTCACCCTCGACGAGGAACAGTTCACTGCGGGAGACGCCGGTGGTGCGGCAGTCGACCAGCTTCGGCGGCATGGCCGCGCCCTCGAGCGCGGTCTTGCGCCGGGCGGCGTCCTTCTGCTGCTTCTGGGTGAGCCGGACGCGTGCCGCGTCGACCACCTTCTGCAGCACGATCTTCGCCTCGGACTTGGTCTTGCGCTCTTCGGTCCAGGACCGGATGTGCTTGTCGACGATGCCCTGGATGACACGGGTGATCCCGGCGGTGGACAGCTCGTCCTTGGTCTGCGAGGTGAACTGCGGCTCCGGCAGCCGGACGTGGACGACCGCCGTCATGCCTTCGAGCACGTCCTCGACCGTCGGCATGTCCTCCTTGGGCTTGAGCAGCCCGCGGGTTTTGGAAATGGCGTCCTGCAAGGACTTCAGCACCGCACGGTCGAAACCGCGGCGATGCGTGCCGCCGTGCACGTTGCGGATGGTGTTGGTGAAGGTCTCCACCGTGCGCTCGTAGCCGGTGCCCCAGCGGAGCGCGACCTCGATCTCCGCGTGCCGCTCCACATTGGACTGCATGACGCCGCTCGCGTCGGCCGCGTTCTCCTTGTAGGTGCCCTCGCCCTTGATGATCAGCGTGCCGCAGACGGGTTTCTCGCCGCTGGGGGCGAGGAAGTCGACCATGTCGGCGAGGCCGTTGGGGAAGTGGAAGGTCTCTTCGCTGATCGCGTCGTCGACGGCGGTGCGCAGCACATACGTGACACCGGGGACCAGGAACGCGGTGTTGCGCATCTTGGCGCGGACGCCTTCGACGTCGAGCACGGCGCCCGTCTCGAAGTAGCGGGAGTCGTACCAATACCGGATCGACGTGCCGGAACGCTCGCCGCGCTTCATCTTCCCGGTGATGTTCAGCCCGGACCTGCGGGTGAACTTGGCCTTCGGGCCGGGGCCGTCGAAGACGCCGGGCACGCCGTGCGCGAACGACATCTGGTGGACCTTGCCCTCTTGCTTCACTGTGACGTCGAAGCGGTGCGAGAGCGCGTTCACCGCCGAAGCGCCGACACCGTGCAGGCCGCCGGAGGTCTTATAGCCCGAGCCGCCGAACTTGCCGCCGGCGTGCAGCCTCGTCAGCACCAGCTCGACACCGGACAAACCGGATTTCGCGTGCGTCCCGGTGGGGATGCCGCGGCCGTCGTCGTCGACCTGGACGCTGCCGTCGGCGTGCAGGGTGACCACGATCTTCGCGGCGTGACCCGCCACACCTTCATCGGTCGAGTTGTCGACGACCTCGGAAAACAGGTGGTTGATGCCGCGGCTGTCGGTGGAGCCGATGTACATTCCGGGACGCTTGCGGACCGCTTCCAGACCCTCGAGATGCGTCAGGTCGTCGGCCCCGTACAGGGTCTCAGCAGTCACTGGGTACTTCTCCTGGAGTCGTGGCTCGCGAACTGGCTCGTGACGGTGGCGTTCAACGCGACACCGTACTGGAGGATATCCGTCCCCTCCGACAGTTACTCTTCTCGAGCGCCCTCGGTGTGGCGAACACCTGTTCGTGGCCACGCCCTGTCATCCGACCGCGCTCTTCCGCTGACCGTCAGTGAACGCTCGTATCGTCCCGGCCGCCTGCCTGCCGGTTCACCTGTCACCGGGACACCTTCCTCGCGCCTCTGATGAGGCGTTATCGTTTCCGGTGTCACAGGGTGACGGGGGGAAGCAAGTGGTCGTCGGACTCGGTCCCACGCGCGCCTCGACCGTGCAGCGCGTCGTGAGTCTCTGGTACTTCGTGGCGGTCGTCGCGTCGCTCGGCGTGCTCGCGCCGTTGCCGTTCGTGCACGCCGCGCTGCGGTTGCGCCGTCCGGTCGTGTGGCTGTGGGTGCTGGCCTACGCGGTGGTGTCCTGCCTGATGCTCTACTCGCTCGCGCAGGCGGGCGACGCGGACAACACGGAGATCGCGTTCGGCTTCCTGTGGTTCTTCGGCACGATCCTGTTCGTCACCGTGTCCTGTGTGCACCTCGCCCTCCTGCGGAAGAAGATCCTCTATCCGCCGCCGACGGTCTGGGTGGAGACCGGTATGCACTGCGGGCTGTTCTCGATCGACATCGCCGGATTCGGCAAGGTCGGGCGCAGCAGCGAGATCTTCGTCCAGGTCCGGCGGATGCTCTTCGGCCTGCTGGAGAACGCTTTCGAGAGCAGCGGGATCGCCTGGGAGGTCTGCCTGAAACGGGACACCGGGGACGGGATGATCGTGGTCGTCCCGCCGCAGTTCCCGAAGTTCAGGCTGCTGTACCCGCTTCTGTCCCGGCTCACCGCGGACCTGGCCCGGCACAACGTGGTGACCGCGCCCGAGCTGCGGATCCGGGTGCGCGTGGCTGTCCACGCAGGCGAGATCACGCTCGACGAATACGGCGTGACGGGGCGGCCGAAGGTGCTGCTGGCCCGGCTGCTCGATTCACGGGTGCTGCGGGACGCGCTGACCGAGGCGCCGGACGGCTCGCCCGTGGTCGTGCTGGTCTCGGACCGGTTCCACGAGGACGTCCAGGACCAGGGCGGCCCCGGTCTCGACACGATGAGCTACCGGCAGGTGCTCGTGCACGAGAAGGAGACCGAGGTCCGCGCCTGGCTGCACGTCCCGGATCCGGTGCTCAGAGGGCTGCCGTGAGGACCTCCAGCGCGCTGTGCTGACGGGCGGCGTCGATCTTGTCGGCCGGTCCCGCCCAGCGCAGGCCGTGCTGATCGAGCGACGTGCGGTTGTTCGCGATCGTCGAATTCGCCTGGCGGGTCAGGTAAGCGCGGTACGGCCTGCCGGGCAGTGCCCGGTCCAGCTCGCCGAGACCACGGGCGTACGCGCCTTTGAAGGACGGTCCGTCGGCCCCGCAGTCACCGGACTCGCACGGGTCGCGCAGGATCCCGTTCGTGTGAAGCAGCGAGGTCGTCGTCGACGCGTCCGCGAGCTGACGGGCGCGGGTGAGCAGGGCGGCGTCACCGGTCGCGCGGCCCAGTTCGACCAGTGCGCCGAGGACGATGCCCTGGTTGTAACTCCAGACGGCCTGCCCGTTGTTGGCGCACGAGGAGTTCAGCCCGTCGTTGACCAGGTCGTTCCCGTTGATCATGCCGCTCGCGCGGAACCAGTCCCAGACCTCGCGTGCCCTGGCCAGCTGCATGGTGTCGCCGGGGAGCCGGTTGTGCAGTGACGCGGCGACCTTGACGTACAGCTCGTTGGTGACCGCGTTCTTGTACGTCTTCGCCGTCGACCACCAGAGCCCGCCGCCGCAGGTCCCGTCGCGGTAGGAGTACATGTAGTTCGCCGCGATGACGGCGGTGTCGAGGTAGCGGCGGTCCTTGGTCAGGTCGTAGGCGCGGATCCAGGCGAGCGCCCACCAGCCGGTGTCGTCGATGTATTCGTTCGTGAAGTTGTTGCCGCGGTTGCGATCGAAGGTGTTGGCGATGGCATGGCGGTAGTTCTGCGAGCCGGTGCGGGTGCTGTAGTCGAGGATCGCGGTGAGCGCGTTCGCCGAGTTCCACCAGCCCGTGGTCTGCCAGAGCCCGGTGCCGCCGTCGTAGAACTGCATGAGCGCGGTGGCCGCGGCTTCGGCGCGGGTGTTCGCGGCGACGGTGGTGCGGAACCACGGCGTGCAGGCGATTTCCGGCCGGTTGCCCGCCTTCCCGCAGGCGCGCAGGGCGCCGAAACGGTGGGTGCCGGGGTCGTCCACGTTGTACATCAGGGTCCGCCAGCCGCGCTGCCCGGCGGGGATCTTCGTGTTCCCGATCCGGCTGTCGCCGGACCAGGTGCGGCCGCCGTCGAAAGAGCGGTCCAGCCAGACCTCGTCGCCGGGGTCGCCGTCGGCGATGTCGCCCCAGCCCATGTCGTCGCCGTCGGAGAGGTGCAGCGTGATACCGCGGCCCCAGACCGTCGCCGTATTGGGCCTTCTGTCGCCGACGGCCAGCGCGGGATCGCGGCTGTCGCAGTACTGGGCGCAGATCGTCGCCGAGACGGTGGGTTCGGGAGTGGTGGTGGCCGGTGTGAGAGCGAATGTCAACGTTGTCACAAGCAGGGAAGCGATCCACATGGATCCGAGTGTGGGGGCGGCCACTTTCCGGGCCGATCAAGTCACCCTTTCGGCTCGCGTCGATGGTCTGGAATACTTCTTGCGCGCGTGAGGTTGAACGCTCAAGCAATAACAACCCGGCATAGGAGCAGGTCATGCAGTTCGGAATCTTCACGGTGGGCGATGTGACGACCGACCCGACCACCGGGGAGGCGCCCAGCGAGTACGAGCGGATCAAGGCGATGGTGCGGATCGCGCTCAAGGCCGAAGAGGTCGGCCTCGACGTCTTCGCGACCGGCGAGCACCACAACCCGCCCTTCGTTCCTTCGTCGCCGACGACGATGCTCGGGTACATCGCCGCGCAGACGTCGAAACTCATCCTTTCCACCTCGACCACGCTGATCACCACGAACGACCCGGTGAAGATCGCCGAGGACTTCGCGATGCTGCAGCACCTCGCCGACGGCCGCGTCGACCTGATGATGGGCCGCGGCAACACCGGCCCGGTGTACCCGTGGTTCGGGCAGGACATCCGGCAGGGCATCCCGCTCGCCATCGAGAACTACCACCTGCTGCACCGGTTGTGGCGTGAGGACGTGGTGAGCTGGTCCGGCAAGTTCCGGACGCCGCTGCAGGAGTTCACCTCGACCCCGCGGCCGCTCGACGGGGTCCCGCCGTTCGTCTGGCACGGCTCGATCCGCAGCCCGGAGATCGCGGAACAGGCCGCCTACTACGGCGACGGGTTCTTCGCGAACCACATCTTCTGGCCGAAGGAGCACTTCCAGTCGCTGATCAACCTGTACCGCGAGCGGTACGAGCACTACGGGCACGGCAAGGCCGACCAGGCGATCGTCGGCCTCGGCGGACAGGTGTTCCTGCGGCCGAAGTCGCAGGACGCGGTGCGGGAGTTCCGGCCGTACTTCGACAACGCGCCGGTGTACGGGCACGGGCCGTCGCTGGAGGAGTTCACCGAGCAGACGCCGCTGACCGTCGGCAGCCCGCAAGAGGTGATCGACAAGACGCTGAGCTTCCGCGAGCACTTCGGCGACTACCAGCGTCAGCTGTTCCTGATGGACCACGCGGGGCTGCCGCTGAAGACCGTCCTGGAACAGCTCGACCTCTTGGGTGAGCACGTGATCCCGGTGCTGCGTAAGGAACTTGACTCGCTTCGTCCTTCTCACGTGCCTGAGGCGCCTACGCACGCTTCGCTTCTGTCGGGGGTGACGGTATGACGACGATCGCTGTCGTGACCGCGGGGTTGAGCCAGCCGTCCTCGACGCGGTTGCTCGCGGACAAACTGGCCGCGGCGACCGCGTCCGCGCTGCCGGACGTGAAGATCGAGGTGATCGAACTTCGCGATCTCGCCATCGACGTCACGAAGAACATGCTGACCGGGTTTCCTTCCCCGGCCCTGCGCGCGGCCATCGACACGGTGACCGCCGCGGACGGCCTGATCGCCGTGACACCGGTGTTCACCGCTTCGTACAGCGGGCTGTTCAAGTCGTTCTTCGACGTGCTGGAGCAGAAGACGCTCGACGGGAAGCCGGTGCTGATCGGTGCCACCGGCGGAACCGAACGGCACTCGCTGGTGCTCGACTTCGCACTGCGTCCGCTCTTCGCCTACCTTCGCGCCGAGCCTGTCGCGACGGCGGTGTACGCGGCTTCGTCGGACTGGGCTTCTCCGGGGGATCTCGACGCGCGGGCTTCGCGGGCCGGGCGGGAGTTCGCTTCGCGGCTTTCGTCCTCGCCTGCCATCCCTCCTGCCAGCGGTTTCGTGCCTTTCGAGCAGCTGCTGGCCGGTGGGTGAGGGAGCAAGGGACCTTTGCTATCACCTGCGCTGGGTCCCTAGGGTGCAAGTCCGTGAAGGCCTCCTTGAGGGACTCAGAGTCCCTCAAGGAGGCCTTCACGGACCGAGCAAAGGGCGTCAGGGGGTCGGCCAGATCGGCCGGATCTCGATGGTCGCGAACTTCGTGACCGGATGCTTCGACGCGACCTCGATCGCCTCGTCGAGGTCGGCGCACTCGATCAGGTCGTAGCCGAGGATCTGTTCCTTCGTCTCCGCGAACGGCCCGTCCGAGACGAGCAGGTCGCCGTCGCGGTGCCGCACGGTGGTCGCGGTGGCCGTCG
This window encodes:
- a CDS encoding DNA gyrase/topoisomerase IV subunit A gives rise to the protein MARRKGTTTKVDPSAFDRPGANVFDNSLKTEIEDSYLEYAYSVIHSRALPDARDGLKPVHRRIMYSMNENGYRPTHAYVKSSRVVGDVMGKYHPHGDTAIYDAMVRLAQDFSLNVPLVDGHGNFGSPDDGPAASRYTEARLSPEAMLLVGELGEDTVDFRPNYDGSLEEPSVLPAAFPNLLVNGTSGIAVGMATNMIPHNLTEVIGAARWLINHPNATLDKLMEFVPGPDLPTGGSLLGLDEVRRAYETGRGVVRMRASAETGPLEGSRGRQAITVTELPYGVGPEKVIEKITDEVNKSKRLTGIADVKDLTDRENGTRLVIECKVGVNPQALLADLYRLTPLEQSFGINNLVLVDGQPQTLGLKALLEVFLSHRYEVVTRRTRYRRRKREERLHLVEGLLAALLNIDKVIKLIRESENAAAAKDGLMTRFKLSEIQATYILDTPLRRLTKYDRIELEAEQDKLRAEIAELSKILDDESVLKKVVSAELAKVAKDSPAERRTALIDGDLKEVLAASKPSGPLEVTDDPCQVILSATGLVARTAAESEEASEVRRRNGRVKHDSVSAVVHSTARGQVLLVTNRGRAFKTDVLPLPVLPEQAGTVSLRGGMAAKELVPLEKGERVIGLAPLGEQAAGSPGLALGTKHGVVKVCAPEWPVRSDEFDVISLKDGDEVVGATWLTDGDETLAFLSSEASLLRYAASLVRPQGLKGGGMAGMVVRGEAEVVFFGAIRTDDAEHGEPMVVTATGASVKVTPFSEYPAKGRATGGVRAQRFLKGETRLVVGWIGPRPAGAARNGDPVELPEVDVRRDGSGHAHPGPEVVGHLIERD
- a CDS encoding DNA gyrase/topoisomerase IV subunit B, whose product is MTAETLYGADDLTHLEGLEAVRKRPGMYIGSTDSRGINHLFSEVVDNSTDEGVAGHAAKIVVTLHADGSVQVDDDGRGIPTGTHAKSGLSGVELVLTRLHAGGKFGGSGYKTSGGLHGVGASAVNALSHRFDVTVKQEGKVHQMSFAHGVPGVFDGPGPKAKFTRRSGLNITGKMKRGERSGTSIRYWYDSRYFETGAVLDVEGVRAKMRNTAFLVPGVTYVLRTAVDDAISEETFHFPNGLADMVDFLAPSGEKPVCGTLIIKGEGTYKENAADASGVMQSNVERHAEIEVALRWGTGYERTVETFTNTIRNVHGGTHRRGFDRAVLKSLQDAISKTRGLLKPKEDMPTVEDVLEGMTAVVHVRLPEPQFTSQTKDELSTAGITRVIQGIVDKHIRSWTEERKTKSEAKIVLQKVVDAARVRLTQKQQKDAARRKTALEGAAMPPKLVDCRTTGVSRSELFLVEGDSALGSARMARVSEYQALLPLRGKILNVQKASLGDTLKNAEIASIVQVLGAGSGRTFDLTTMRYGRVILMADADVDGSHIRTLLITLFAKYMRPVIEDGRLYAAMPPLHKLVTKGRNPETHFTFTQKEMETKFAALERAGKQIVTPVPRFKGLGEMDADELWDTTMNPATRSVRRITLDDAEAAENALELLMGEKVEPRRNWLVASSDRVDREAIDA
- a CDS encoding glycoside hydrolase family 76 protein, which produces MWIASLLVTTLTFALTPATTTPEPTVSATICAQYCDSRDPALAVGDRRPNTATVWGRGITLHLSDGDDMGWGDIADGDPGDEVWLDRSFDGGRTWSGDSRIGNTKIPAGQRGWRTLMYNVDDPGTHRFGALRACGKAGNRPEIACTPWFRTTVAANTRAEAAATALMQFYDGGTGLWQTTGWWNSANALTAILDYSTRTGSQNYRHAIANTFDRNRGNNFTNEYIDDTGWWALAWIRAYDLTKDRRYLDTAVIAANYMYSYRDGTCGGGLWWSTAKTYKNAVTNELYVKVAASLHNRLPGDTMQLARAREVWDWFRASGMINGNDLVNDGLNSSCANNGQAVWSYNQGIVLGALVELGRATGDAALLTRARQLADASTTTSLLHTNGILRDPCESGDCGADGPSFKGAYARGLGELDRALPGRPYRAYLTRQANSTIANNRTSLDQHGLRWAGPADKIDAARQHSALEVLTAAL
- a CDS encoding LLM class flavin-dependent oxidoreductase — translated: MQFGIFTVGDVTTDPTTGEAPSEYERIKAMVRIALKAEEVGLDVFATGEHHNPPFVPSSPTTMLGYIAAQTSKLILSTSTTLITTNDPVKIAEDFAMLQHLADGRVDLMMGRGNTGPVYPWFGQDIRQGIPLAIENYHLLHRLWREDVVSWSGKFRTPLQEFTSTPRPLDGVPPFVWHGSIRSPEIAEQAAYYGDGFFANHIFWPKEHFQSLINLYRERYEHYGHGKADQAIVGLGGQVFLRPKSQDAVREFRPYFDNAPVYGHGPSLEEFTEQTPLTVGSPQEVIDKTLSFREHFGDYQRQLFLMDHAGLPLKTVLEQLDLLGEHVIPVLRKELDSLRPSHVPEAPTHASLLSGVTV
- a CDS encoding FMN reductase produces the protein MTTIAVVTAGLSQPSSTRLLADKLAAATASALPDVKIEVIELRDLAIDVTKNMLTGFPSPALRAAIDTVTAADGLIAVTPVFTASYSGLFKSFFDVLEQKTLDGKPVLIGATGGTERHSLVLDFALRPLFAYLRAEPVATAVYAASSDWASPGDLDARASRAGREFASRLSSSPAIPPASGFVPFEQLLAGG
- a CDS encoding YciI family protein → MRYMLLICGNPHPGADGCDDPLDEKTQAWVDEMTARGVRLSGSRLRSTATATTVRHRDGDLLVSDGPFAETKEQILGYDLIECADLDEAIEVASKHPVTKFATIEIRPIWPTP